The following is a genomic window from Micromonospora cathayae.
GCCAGGTAGTCGACGATCCGGTCCACGGCCCAGCCGTGCGCCTCGGCGAGACCGGCGGCCAGCAGCCCGAGGTAGGTGGCGGCCGGCGGGTTCCACGGCACGTCACCGGCGCGACCGGGCGCGGTGAAGGTGACCAGCGGGTACCCGTCGCGCAGCCCGGCGCAGACCAGGGTCTCGTACCGGCCCGGCCCGAGGGTCACCGTGCCCCGCTCGACGGCCGCCGCGAGCAGCGCCAGGTCGGTGCCGGGCGGCCGGTACATCTCCTGCGCGGCCACGTCGGCGAACTGGCCGGCGGTGAGCAGGTACGCCCGCGCCGCCACCTCGCCGGGCAGCTCCGGGTCGTAGAAGGCCATCCCGCCGGTCCAGGCCCGCGACTCGCCGGCGAAGTAGACGCCGCCCGGCAGGAACACCGGGACGCTGCGCCGGGGCGGGCGAGGGTCCCGGCAGCCCGGGTACGTCCGCAGCCCGCCGGGCGGCCGGCCACCGCCCAGGTAGCAGGCGAGCCGGGCGGCGTGCAGGTTCGAGCCGTAGGCGACGTACCACACCGGCTCGGACGACTCGGCCACTCGCCCACGGTAGCGACCGGTCCCGGTCGTCCACAGCCGCAGTCCACAGCCTGTGGATAGAACGTGTGTACGAGCACCGCCTGGACCGTCACCCGGTGAGTACGCTTGATCGCGAGGTCCGGGGCCGCCGGACCCGCCCCGACCTGGAACGACGCCTGCGTGAACCTGGACCGAGTCATCCGTGACGTGACGGTACGCCTGCCGATGGCGTCGACCGCCGTCGAAGCCTGCCAGTGGACGGTCGCCACGCTGTCCCGGTACGCCCCGGCGACGATCTCCGTCCTGCTCCAGGTGCACGACCGGCTGCGGTGTGTGGCGGCCACCGGCTCCTGGCAGGTGTATGCGACCGTACCGCCGAAGGCGGGGATCGTCGGCCGGGTCTACGCCTCCGGTACCGGCGCGACCGTGGCCCGGGTCGACGACGACCCGGACTACCTGCCGGTCCGGCCGGACGTGACCGCCGAGATCTGCGTACCGGTGGTCGACCCGGCCGGCCGGCCCCTCGGGGTGCTCGACCTCCAGTGGTCCGAGCCGGTGGATCTCGGGCCGTGGCGGGAGACCGCGGAGCGGATCGCCGGCCGGCTCGGCGCGCGGATCATGGCGCTGGGCGGACCGCCGGCCGAGACCCGCAGCGAGAAGATGCTCCGGCACGCCGCCGC
Proteins encoded in this region:
- a CDS encoding histone deacetylase, with product MAESSEPVWYVAYGSNLHAARLACYLGGGRPPGGLRTYPGCRDPRPPRRSVPVFLPGGVYFAGESRAWTGGMAFYDPELPGEVAARAYLLTAGQFADVAAQEMYRPPGTDLALLAAAVERGTVTLGPGRYETLVCAGLRDGYPLVTFTAPGRAGDVPWNPPAATYLGLLAAGLAEAHGWAVDRIVDYLAGRPGVAGRWDPDALRATVADATARVGGGPSAPGR